One genomic window of Ilyobacter polytropus DSM 2926 includes the following:
- a CDS encoding LacI family DNA-binding transcriptional regulator: MNIKDIAKLANVSIATVSRAINGTAYVSPKTKEKIDKIIKENGYKPNLLAREFVKSKSNTIGVMLPRIDLATFSLAVEGISNFFKDKGFSIILINTQSNLELEDELSYFDFLEKKRVAGVIYFATELTDQHIDVLKKVKYPVVFLGQSNKKLNLPCVKYDHFNAARSVVKYLIENGHKRIACLSVKYTNYEFAKLRKEGYISALRESNIEIDEEIICDGDWEMTSTVENVNEIMKNSKNKPTAFFTVSYRKAMATIHALTEQGYKIPEDFSVVGVDECEESKYYSPSITTACFDNYYAGEKAAELMLNIIENKTVEENEILINYKLSVRKSVAKI; the protein is encoded by the coding sequence ATGAATATTAAAGATATTGCAAAATTAGCAAACGTTTCAATTGCAACTGTTTCTAGAGCAATAAATGGAACTGCATACGTTAGCCCAAAAACTAAAGAAAAAATTGATAAAATAATAAAAGAAAATGGTTATAAACCAAATTTATTAGCCAGAGAATTTGTTAAAAGTAAGAGTAATACAATAGGTGTAATGCTGCCTAGAATTGATTTGGCTACATTTTCTTTAGCTGTAGAGGGAATTAGTAACTTTTTTAAAGATAAAGGTTTTAGCATAATATTAATTAATACTCAATCAAATTTGGAACTAGAGGATGAATTAAGTTATTTCGATTTTCTTGAGAAAAAACGTGTTGCTGGAGTAATATACTTTGCTACAGAATTAACTGATCAACATATTGATGTTTTGAAAAAAGTAAAATATCCTGTTGTTTTTTTAGGTCAATCAAATAAAAAATTGAACCTGCCTTGTGTAAAATATGACCACTTTAATGCTGCAAGATCGGTAGTAAAATATTTGATAGAAAATGGACACAAAAGAATCGCATGTCTTTCTGTAAAATATACCAATTATGAATTTGCAAAGCTAAGAAAAGAGGGCTATATATCTGCTCTTAGGGAAAGTAATATTGAAATTGATGAAGAGATTATCTGTGATGGCGATTGGGAAATGACTTCCACCGTTGAAAACGTAAACGAAATAATGAAAAATTCAAAGAATAAACCAACTGCTTTTTTTACAGTTAGCTATAGAAAGGCAATGGCTACAATACACGCCCTTACAGAGCAAGGATACAAAATTCCAGAGGATTTCTCTGTTGTGGGTGTTGATGAATGTGAAGAATCAAAATACTATTCCCCTAGTATTACAACTGCCTGTTTTGATAATTATTATGCAGGTGAAAAAGCTGCAGAATTAATGTTAAATATAATTGAAAATAAAACAGTTGAAGAAAATGAAATTCTTATCAATTATAAATTAAGTGTACGAAAAAGTGTTGCAAAAATTT